The Sulfitobacter sp. S223 genome has a window encoding:
- a CDS encoding paraquat-inducible protein A — MELSGTSQKTVTAREAGLVACTRCGRAWPLGTADCGRCGAKLVSRDAHSLQRVWALWIVGMMCYFPANMYPMLLSRQLFSVDESTIIGGAVDLAHHGAYGIAAIILIASVVIPLGKFWAIAFLAVSVRQHRGFASHRRLLMYEVVEYIGRWSMIDIFVVAILSALVQLKGLATITPGPAAFFFALSVIFTMLSAQAFDPRMIWDAQPNDNEASDNG; from the coding sequence ATGGAACTCTCTGGAACATCCCAAAAGACAGTGACCGCCCGTGAGGCCGGTCTTGTCGCGTGCACCCGTTGCGGGCGTGCCTGGCCGCTGGGAACAGCGGATTGCGGTCGCTGTGGTGCAAAGCTTGTTTCGCGTGATGCGCATAGCCTGCAAAGGGTTTGGGCGCTGTGGATTGTTGGGATGATGTGTTATTTCCCTGCCAACATGTACCCTATGCTGCTTAGCCGTCAGCTGTTTTCGGTAGACGAAAGCACCATCATCGGGGGCGCTGTTGATCTGGCGCATCACGGTGCCTACGGGATTGCGGCCATTATTCTGATTGCCTCTGTGGTAATCCCGCTTGGGAAATTCTGGGCGATCGCGTTTCTGGCTGTCAGCGTCAGGCAGCATCGTGGATTTGCTTCGCATCGTCGCTTGCTGATGTATGAGGTTGTCGAGTATATCGGGCGCTGGTCGATGATTGATATCTTTGTCGTTGCCATTCTGTCGGCGCTGGTGCAACTCAAGGGCCTTGCTACGATCACACCGGGTCCTGCGGCGTTTTTCTTTGCTTTATCGGTGATTTTTACCATGTTGTCTGCTCAGGCATTCGACCCGCGCATGATTTGGGATGCGCAACCCAATGACAACGAGGCTTCAGACAATGGCTAA
- a CDS encoding MlaD family protein, whose protein sequence is MANTPPPVEISTVRKSVLSGASFIWIIPLLALVVAFGVAWQSYAARGPVIIVKFTDGAGISAGETKLKYRDIEVGDVEEVGFGEGLDKVEVHIRLHKDVAEYVDASSVFWIVQPEVTAQGVTGLSTVLSGVYIEGSWDSEIGLPSSTFKGSDVAPLIQPGESGLQIAFRSTANGTLTDNAPILFRGIQVGQVGRAQISRSGAYAITEGLIYEEHRNLISSSTRFWDTSGFSFSVGPAGAEIDFSSLATLVGGGITFDTFVSGGEPARDGEVFQVFESKEVARNSLFTSSEVDPLRMSVIFEENISGLAVGAPVELSGFRIGSVESLSGIVDFNQFGDSRVRLNVVLSIQPARLGLPGEVSAAAALGLLQDRVANGLRARLASASLLTGGLKVEMIEVEDAPPARLISEGLDLPVMPTTKSETSDAAATVEGVFTRINNLPIEELLNSAINVMNSAELLMSNGDLQKVPGDVSTLLSDISGIVTSDDVKNIPVALNATLTRVEGLVAELEQQRIAESLGKTLTAAADAADAVTSSVEGVPELVTDIQAVASKAASLEFDVLIQELTSLTTSAEALVSSPETAQLPVALSGALDQLNATLRELREGGAVENVNQTLASARNAADSIAVSSKDLPQVIDRLNALFVQAGRTIEGYNRGDELSRSVETTLRDIQQAASALEKLARTIERNPNSLLLGR, encoded by the coding sequence ATGGCTAACACTCCTCCTCCCGTCGAGATTTCGACAGTACGCAAAAGCGTGCTTTCCGGAGCTTCCTTCATTTGGATTATCCCGCTTCTGGCGCTTGTGGTCGCCTTTGGCGTTGCATGGCAATCCTACGCCGCGCGCGGACCGGTTATCATCGTGAAGTTTACCGACGGCGCGGGCATTTCCGCGGGTGAAACAAAGCTCAAGTACCGCGACATTGAAGTAGGCGATGTCGAAGAGGTGGGCTTTGGTGAAGGGTTGGACAAGGTCGAAGTGCACATTCGCCTCCACAAGGATGTCGCGGAATATGTCGATGCAAGTTCGGTCTTCTGGATCGTGCAGCCAGAGGTCACTGCGCAAGGTGTCACTGGCCTTAGCACAGTTCTAAGTGGCGTCTATATCGAAGGTTCATGGGATAGTGAGATTGGTCTGCCTTCCAGTACTTTCAAAGGGTCGGATGTGGCACCTTTGATCCAGCCGGGTGAAAGTGGCCTGCAGATCGCTTTCCGGTCCACGGCGAACGGAACGCTGACAGACAATGCACCAATCCTATTTCGCGGTATTCAGGTGGGGCAGGTCGGACGTGCCCAGATTTCGCGTAGTGGTGCCTATGCGATTACCGAAGGTTTGATCTATGAAGAGCACCGCAATCTGATCAGCTCTTCAACGCGCTTCTGGGATACTTCGGGTTTTAGTTTCTCTGTTGGTCCTGCTGGTGCCGAGATCGACTTTTCGTCGCTGGCAACGCTGGTGGGCGGTGGGATAACCTTTGATACCTTCGTTTCAGGCGGTGAGCCTGCCCGCGACGGTGAGGTGTTTCAGGTTTTTGAGAGCAAGGAAGTTGCGCGCAACAGTCTTTTCACCAGTTCGGAAGTAGACCCGCTGCGCATGAGCGTGATCTTCGAAGAGAATATTTCCGGCCTAGCCGTCGGAGCGCCAGTGGAGCTGAGCGGATTCCGGATCGGTTCGGTTGAGAGTTTGTCCGGCATCGTGGACTTCAACCAGTTCGGCGATAGCCGCGTGCGGTTGAATGTGGTCTTGTCGATCCAGCCTGCGCGTCTTGGTCTTCCGGGCGAAGTTTCGGCGGCGGCTGCCTTGGGCCTTTTGCAGGATCGGGTTGCGAATGGTCTGCGCGCCCGACTGGCTTCTGCCAGCCTGCTGACAGGTGGCCTGAAAGTTGAAATGATAGAGGTAGAGGATGCGCCGCCTGCGAGGTTGATTTCGGAGGGGCTTGATCTGCCCGTCATGCCGACCACAAAGAGCGAGACTTCGGATGCCGCTGCAACAGTGGAAGGCGTGTTCACGCGGATCAACAACCTGCCTATCGAAGAACTGCTGAACAGCGCAATAAACGTGATGAATTCGGCGGAGCTGCTGATGTCTAACGGTGACCTGCAAAAGGTGCCGGGCGATGTCAGCACATTGTTGAGTGATATTTCAGGGATTGTGACGTCCGATGATGTGAAGAACATTCCTGTTGCGCTGAATGCGACGCTAACGCGGGTTGAGGGGCTGGTGGCCGAGCTGGAACAGCAACGTATCGCCGAATCCCTTGGTAAAACGCTTACTGCGGCTGCGGATGCAGCAGATGCGGTGACGTCATCGGTCGAAGGTGTGCCGGAGCTGGTGACCGATATTCAAGCTGTCGCGTCTAAGGCCGCATCGCTGGAATTTGATGTTCTCATTCAAGAGCTGACCTCGCTTACGACTTCGGCTGAGGCATTGGTCAGCAGCCCCGAGACGGCGCAGCTTCCTGTGGCGTTGTCTGGCGCATTGGATCAGTTGAATGCCACTTTGCGCGAACTGCGCGAAGGCGGGGCGGTCGAGAATGTGAACCAAACGCTGGCTTCGGCGCGTAATGCTGCAGATAGCATTGCTGTTTCCTCCAAAGATCTGCCGCAGGTGATCGACCGTCTCAATGCGCTTTTTGTGCAAGCGGGTCGCACCATCGAAGGCTACAATCGCGGGGATGAGCTGAGCCGTTCTGTCGAGACAACGCTGCGTGATATCCAACAAGCCGCCAGCGCGCTAGAAAAACTTGCGCGTACCATTGAACGAAATCCAAATTCTCTGCTGCTGGGAAGATAA
- a CDS encoding membrane integrity-associated transporter subunit PqiC produces the protein MTLIKPIAAAAALAILAACGAPNRIAVQPPAISETVGIGYRSVEVKDVSLPSYASADEIAQQAPDGTLITSKVLWADSPDRAIGLELSRNLARLTRARIASEPWPFEEAAAATLDVRFTDLVAGTDGVFRATGQYFVGVYQGRERSGVFDLAVAYDPKGGPTAIAQARGQIILDLAKYLAREGLR, from the coding sequence ATGACACTGATCAAACCAATCGCCGCCGCTGCCGCGCTGGCCATCTTGGCCGCTTGTGGCGCGCCGAATCGTATCGCCGTGCAACCACCTGCTATCTCCGAGACTGTGGGGATTGGCTATCGTTCGGTTGAGGTGAAGGACGTGTCGCTGCCCAGTTATGCCTCGGCAGATGAAATCGCTCAACAAGCGCCGGATGGCACGTTGATTACGTCGAAGGTTCTTTGGGCGGATTCGCCGGATCGTGCCATTGGGCTTGAGCTGAGCCGGAATCTTGCACGGCTGACGCGTGCGCGCATTGCGTCGGAGCCGTGGCCGTTCGAGGAAGCGGCTGCAGCCACGTTGGACGTAAGGTTTACCGATCTGGTGGCAGGTACCGACGGGGTATTCCGGGCTACCGGTCAGTATTTCGTCGGCGTCTACCAGGGCCGTGAGCGTTCGGGCGTTTTTGATCTTGCCGTCGCCTATGACCCCAAGGGCGGACCTACTGCTATCGCGCAAGCGCGGGGCCAGATCATACTGGATCTTGCAAAATATCTGGCGCGTGAAGGCCTGCGTTGA
- the smpB gene encoding SsrA-binding protein SmpB gives MAQVKSSSKSDPNYKVIAENRRARFDYAIEDDVECGIMLEGSEVKSLRMGGSNIAESYAAVEDGELWLVNSYIAPYKQAKTFGHEERRRRKLLVSRKQLAEMWNATQRKGMTLVPMVMYFNHRGMAKIKIGIAKGKKLHDKREDAAKRDWSRQKSRLLKDHG, from the coding sequence ATGGCTCAGGTAAAATCATCATCAAAGTCGGACCCGAACTATAAGGTCATCGCAGAAAACCGCCGTGCGCGGTTTGATTACGCGATCGAGGATGATGTTGAATGCGGCATCATGCTTGAGGGATCAGAAGTGAAGTCCCTGCGGATGGGCGGCTCCAATATCGCGGAAAGCTATGCTGCGGTTGAGGATGGCGAGCTTTGGTTGGTGAACAGCTATATCGCGCCCTACAAGCAGGCAAAAACCTTTGGCCACGAAGAACGCCGCCGCCGCAAACTGCTGGTTAGCCGTAAGCAATTGGCCGAGATGTGGAATGCGACCCAGCGCAAGGGTATGACCCTTGTCCCGATGGTGATGTATTTCAACCATCGCGGCATGGCGAAGATCAAGATCGGCATCGCCAAGGGTAAAAAACTGCACGATAAGCGCGAAGATGCCGCCAAACGGGATTGGTCGCGGCAGAAGTCGCGTCTGCTGAAAGATCACGGGTAG
- the sseA gene encoding 3-mercaptopyruvate sulfurtransferase, translating to MTDDPKTLVSTEWLAKHLKDPDLRVIDASWYLPTEERDPKAEYDAAHIPGARFFDIEEISDARSSLPHMAPPVEKFMSRMRAMGVGDGHQIVVYDGAGIMSAPRVWWLFKLMGQENVAVLDGGFPKWLAEERPTEDMPPIPRDRHMTVRFQNHLVRDVTQVAHASKLGSPQIVDARAAARFRGEAPEPREGLRAGHIPKSRNVPFGTLLNADQTMKSVDESRAVFEAAGVDMGKPVITSCGSGVTAAVLALALERLGHHDWALYDGSWAEWGMFPTVPIATGDA from the coding sequence ATGACAGATGATCCAAAAACACTTGTGTCTACCGAATGGTTGGCAAAGCATCTCAAAGATCCCGATCTGCGGGTTATTGATGCGTCCTGGTATTTGCCAACAGAAGAACGCGATCCTAAGGCGGAATATGACGCTGCACATATACCGGGTGCGCGGTTTTTTGATATTGAAGAAATCTCTGACGCGCGGTCGAGTTTGCCGCATATGGCACCTCCGGTAGAGAAGTTCATGTCGCGGATGCGGGCCATGGGTGTGGGCGACGGGCACCAGATCGTCGTTTATGACGGTGCGGGTATTATGTCGGCACCCCGTGTGTGGTGGCTTTTTAAACTTATGGGGCAGGAAAATGTTGCCGTCTTGGATGGCGGTTTTCCAAAATGGCTGGCAGAAGAACGCCCGACCGAAGACATGCCGCCAATTCCACGCGATAGACACATGACCGTCCGTTTTCAGAACCATCTGGTGCGCGACGTCACGCAAGTGGCTCATGCGTCAAAATTAGGCAGCCCCCAAATTGTGGATGCCCGCGCCGCCGCCCGTTTTCGCGGCGAAGCGCCAGAGCCGCGTGAAGGGCTGCGCGCTGGTCACATCCCGAAATCGCGCAACGTGCCATTCGGAACCCTACTCAATGCCGACCAGACGATGAAATCCGTTGATGAGAGCCGCGCCGTTTTCGAGGCCGCAGGGGTGGATATGGGTAAGCCTGTTATCACTTCGTGTGGGTCCGGCGTAACGGCGGCGGTTTTGGCGTTGGCCTTGGAACGACTTGGGCACCATGACTGGGCTCTTTATGATGGATCATGGGCTGAGTGGGGGATGTTCCCGACTGTGCCAATCGCAACCGGAGATGCGTAA
- a CDS encoding amino acid aminotransferase, producing the protein MFETLKQQPADKILALMQMYKEDPRDTKIDLGVGVYKDATGLTPVMRAIKAAEHQLWETQDSKVYTGLAGDPAFGDAMIDLVLGDVVPRANIAAAATPGGTGACRQAFELIQMANPDARVFVSNPTWPNHISMLGYLGVEVVHYRYFDEETRGVDFDGLIADLKTAKKGDVVLLHGCCHNPTGANLNSSEWDEVIKVLLETGATPMIDIAYQGFGDGLDEDAAATRKVVASVPECIIAASCSKNFGIYRERTGLLMVVSADSSAQALNQGTLAFLNRQNFSFPPDHGARLVTMILNDPALRADWQAELEEVRQSMLGLRQQLAAELQRLSGSDRFGFLAQHRGMFSRLGTSPEMVEALRVEHGIYMVGDSRMNIAGLNAQTVPILAKAIVDTGV; encoded by the coding sequence ATGTTTGAGACACTGAAGCAGCAGCCTGCTGATAAAATTCTGGCCTTGATGCAAATGTATAAGGAAGATCCGCGGGACACCAAGATCGACTTGGGTGTTGGCGTGTACAAAGACGCGACTGGCCTCACGCCGGTTATGCGTGCGATCAAGGCTGCAGAGCACCAGCTGTGGGAAACGCAAGATAGCAAGGTTTACACGGGCCTTGCGGGCGATCCTGCATTTGGAGACGCGATGATTGATCTGGTACTGGGCGATGTTGTGCCACGTGCGAATATTGCAGCAGCTGCCACACCCGGTGGCACAGGTGCCTGTCGTCAGGCGTTTGAGTTGATCCAGATGGCGAACCCCGATGCGCGGGTGTTTGTTTCGAACCCGACATGGCCCAATCACATCTCTATGCTCGGGTATCTCGGCGTTGAGGTCGTGCATTATCGGTACTTTGACGAAGAGACGCGCGGCGTTGATTTCGACGGCCTGATTGCGGATCTAAAAACAGCCAAGAAGGGTGATGTGGTTTTGCTGCACGGCTGCTGTCACAATCCTACGGGCGCTAACCTGAATAGTTCCGAATGGGACGAGGTGATCAAAGTGCTGCTGGAAACCGGCGCCACACCGATGATCGACATCGCCTATCAAGGCTTTGGGGACGGCTTGGATGAGGATGCAGCAGCGACGCGCAAAGTGGTCGCTTCGGTCCCCGAGTGTATCATCGCGGCGAGCTGTTCAAAGAACTTCGGCATCTACCGTGAGCGTACGGGGCTGCTGATGGTGGTAAGCGCAGACAGCAGTGCGCAGGCGCTTAATCAGGGGACGCTTGCGTTTCTGAACCGTCAGAACTTTAGTTTTCCGCCGGACCATGGTGCGCGTCTTGTGACGATGATCCTGAATGATCCAGCCTTGCGGGCGGATTGGCAGGCTGAGCTGGAGGAAGTGCGCCAATCCATGCTGGGACTGCGCCAACAGTTGGCGGCCGAATTGCAGCGGCTTTCCGGATCTGACCGGTTCGGGTTTCTTGCGCAGCATCGTGGCATGTTCTCGCGTCTGGGGACGTCGCCCGAGATGGTAGAGGCATTGCGTGTCGAGCATGGCATTTACATGGTGGGCGACAGCCGCATGAATATTGCCGGGCTTAATGCCCAGACTGTTCCAATTCTTGCAAAAGCTATAGTTGATACCGGGGTCTAA
- the amt gene encoding ammonium transporter translates to MNIKSFIPVAGAAALLPTFALAQDAETAAVTAEMVWIMNTLLFLIGGFLVFFMAAGFAMLEGGLVRSKNVTMQMTKNVALFSLATIAYWAFGYNLMYPLGTWSVEGVLSGVFGVGVLEAVGVDLAGADDGEYASTGSDFFFQLMFCAATASIVSGALAERIKLWPFLIFVIILTGIIYPLQASWKWGGGFLDEMGFLDFAGSTVVHSVGGWAALAGALILGPRIGKYKDGRVNPMPGSNLALATLGMFILWLGWFGFNGGSQLAMGSVGDIADVSRIFANTNAAAAGGAVVALILTQVLYKKPDLTMILNGALAGLVSITAEPLTPTLGMATLIGGIGGVIVVFAVPFLDKLKIDDVVGAIPVHLFCGIWGTIAVVLTNGDASLGTQLYSILVVGIFTFVVSGAVWFILKATVGIRVSEEAEIMGLDTSELGMEAYPEFTRG, encoded by the coding sequence ATGAATATTAAATCTTTCATTCCAGTCGCCGGCGCCGCAGCCTTGCTGCCGACATTCGCGCTGGCTCAGGATGCCGAAACGGCGGCAGTTACCGCCGAGATGGTCTGGATCATGAACACACTGCTGTTCCTGATCGGTGGTTTTCTGGTGTTTTTCATGGCGGCAGGCTTTGCCATGCTCGAAGGCGGTCTGGTGCGTTCCAAGAACGTCACCATGCAGATGACAAAAAACGTCGCTCTCTTTTCTCTGGCCACCATTGCTTACTGGGCGTTTGGCTACAACCTGATGTATCCGTTGGGCACATGGTCCGTCGAAGGCGTTCTGTCGGGCGTATTCGGCGTTGGTGTTCTGGAAGCAGTTGGCGTTGATCTGGCCGGTGCGGACGATGGCGAATACGCCTCCACCGGTTCCGACTTTTTCTTCCAGCTGATGTTCTGTGCGGCAACAGCCTCCATCGTATCCGGAGCCTTGGCCGAACGTATTAAACTGTGGCCTTTCCTGATCTTCGTGATCATCCTGACCGGCATCATCTATCCGTTGCAGGCTTCCTGGAAATGGGGCGGTGGCTTCCTTGACGAGATGGGCTTCCTTGACTTCGCGGGCTCCACTGTTGTGCACTCTGTAGGCGGCTGGGCTGCTCTGGCAGGCGCGCTGATCCTCGGACCGCGTATCGGCAAGTACAAAGACGGACGTGTAAACCCAATGCCCGGTTCCAACCTCGCACTGGCGACACTTGGTATGTTCATCCTGTGGCTCGGTTGGTTCGGCTTTAACGGCGGCTCACAGCTGGCGATGGGTTCTGTAGGCGATATTGCGGACGTATCCCGCATCTTTGCGAACACAAACGCAGCTGCTGCTGGTGGTGCGGTTGTAGCCCTTATCCTGACACAGGTTCTGTACAAAAAGCCTGACCTGACAATGATCCTGAACGGCGCACTTGCGGGCCTCGTGTCCATCACCGCAGAGCCGCTGACGCCAACACTTGGCATGGCGACACTGATCGGGGGTATCGGCGGCGTGATCGTAGTCTTCGCGGTTCCATTCCTCGACAAGCTGAAAATCGACGATGTTGTCGGTGCGATCCCTGTGCACCTTTTCTGTGGCATCTGGGGCACCATCGCGGTTGTTCTGACCAACGGCGACGCAAGCCTCGGCACACAGCTCTACTCCATCTTGGTCGTAGGTATCTTTACCTTCGTGGTGTCCGGTGCAGTCTGGTTCATCCTGAAGGCAACGGTCGGCATCCGCGTCAGCGAAGAAGCCGAGATCATGGGTCTCGACACATCCGAGCTGGGCATGGAAGCCTACCCCGAGTTCACACGCGGGTAA
- a CDS encoding P-II family nitrogen regulator — translation MKLIIATIKPFKLEEVREALTDAGVRGLMVTEIKGFGAQSGHTEIYRGAEYVVNFVPKVKLELVVADSVADQMVEVISKTAQTGKIGDGKIFVLDVEQAVRVRTGETGEDAL, via the coding sequence GTGAAACTCATCATTGCCACGATCAAACCGTTCAAACTCGAAGAAGTCCGCGAAGCGCTGACCGATGCGGGTGTACGCGGGCTGATGGTCACAGAAATCAAAGGGTTCGGCGCGCAGTCGGGCCATACAGAAATTTATCGCGGCGCAGAGTACGTCGTGAACTTCGTTCCAAAGGTAAAGCTGGAGCTTGTCGTCGCAGACAGCGTAGCAGACCAGATGGTCGAAGTCATCAGCAAGACAGCCCAGACCGGCAAGATCGGCGACGGCAAGATCTTTGTGCTCGATGTCGAGCAGGCCGTGCGCGTGCGCACTGGCGAAACCGGCGAAGACGCTCTGTAA